ATGATGCTCTGGGTGACCCTGCTCGCCGAGCTGCTCTACGGCCTTCTCGGCGTCCTCGGCCCCGGACTGCTCGCCCTGCGCCTGGCCGAGACCGCCGTCGGCGTGCTCGGTGCCGTGCTCGCGGTGCTGTGCGTCCTGCCCGTCACCACCCACGCCACCACCGACGCCTGGATCCAGCGCGCCCTGCGCTGCGTCCACGCCTGCACCGAGCAGGCCGCGGCCCGGCTGGCGGGCTCGGCCACGGCCGACCCGGCCCCGCGCGTGGCCGAGCTGGAGCAGCTGCTCGGCCGGGTCCGGCTCTCGGTCGCCCCGCTGGTGCACCCGCTGAACCCGGTGCTCGGCCGCAAGCGGCGGGCCCGCCGGGTCCTGGCCCTGCTCGACGACTGCGCCCGGGAGGTCCGCGGCCTCGTTGCGGTCGCCGCCGACCCCGAGGCCTCCCACGACGCCCGCCTGGCGGCGGCCTGCTGGCGCGTGGAGGCCGCCGTCGAGGCCCTCACCGAGTCCGGCGGCGAGCGCGTCACACCGCCCGCCGACGCCCCGGCCGAGCCCGCCCTGGCCCACCTGCACGGCCTGGAACGCGCCCTCGCCGACCTGGCCGAACCCCTGCGGGCACCGTCCAGGTCCCCGCTGGTCGGCGCCTGAGGGGGACACGCGCCGCACCCCGGTCCCTCTTGGTCTAGACCGAGGTCGGTCGGCTGCTACCGTCGGCACCGGCTCGGCGGAGAGGGGACAGCGGTGGCACGGAGCGGCAGGCGGCGCAGGGCGTTCATCGGGTCGTTCACGGCGGCGGGCGGACCCGGGCTGGTGACCGCGGAGATCCGCGCGGACGGCGGCGCACTGACCCTCACCGGCAGACTCGGCACCGTCCCCGACCCGTCCTACCTGGCCCTGTCACCGGACGGGGACATGCTCTACGCCGTCAGCGAGACGGCCGAGGGGGCCGTCGCCGCCTACCGGGTCGGCGGTGACGCGCCGGAACCCGCCGGGCCGCCCGTGCCGGTCGGCGGCAGCGGACCCACCCACCTCAGCGTCCACGCCGGACACGTCCTGACCGCCAACTACGGTTCCGGCAGCGTCACGGCCGTGCCGGTGCGCCCGGACGGCACGCTCGCCGCCACGCCCTCGGGGGCGCTCCGGCACACCGGCTCCGGACCGCACGAGCGGTTCCAGCGCGGCCCGCACCCCCACCAGGTGCAGCCCGACCCCGGCGGCCGGTGGGCCGTCAGCGTCGACCTCGGCACGGACTCGGTCCGGGTGTGCACCCTGGCCGACGGCGTCCCCGTCCTGCACCGGGAGTTCGCGCTGCGCCCCGGCTCGGGCCCGCGCCACCTGGCCTTCCACCCGGACGGCGAGCGCGCCTACGTGGTCAACGAACTCACCCCGACCGTCACCGTGTGCCGCTGGGACGCGCGCGCGGGCTCCCTGAAGCCGCTGGCCGAGGTCCCGCTCCTGCCGGGCGCCCCGGCCGGCGACGCCTACCCCTCCGGCATCGTCGTCGCGCCGGACGGCCGTTTCGTGTGGACCGCGACCCGCGGTGAGGACGTCCTGTCCGTGCTCGCCGTCGAGGGGAGTGGGGGAGACGGGCTCCGGCTCACCGGCACGGTGCCGTGCGGCGGGCACTGGCCGCGCGCGCTGGCCGAGAACGACGGCTTCCTCTACGCGGCCAACGAACGCTCCGGCGACGTCACCTGGTTCGCCGTCGACGACAGCACGGGCCTGCCCCGCTACGACGGCTCCGTGGAGGTCACCGCGGCCTCCTGCGTGGTCTTCGGCTGACGGCCGGCCGGATCGCGCGCGGAGCGGGCCCGCCCCGGCCGCCGGAGCGGACCCCGCGCCGTACGAGTGCCGCGGCGGCTCAGCGGACCGGCGCGCCCAGCGGCTGCTGCGGGGCGATGCCCAGGGTGGTCGTGTACTTGGCCAGAGCCAGCTTGCCGATCGCCGGGTACGAGCCGAGCGCCTCGGCGGTGGCGCAGTTCGCCTCTTCGGCGGCGGCGGCCAGCAGTCCCGGCTCGATCTCGGGACCGATCAGGTACGGCGCGAGGGCCAGCTGCTGCGAGCCCGCGGAACGCAGCTGCTCGGCGACGGAGGCGATCGAACCCTCCTGGTCCAGGGCCGCCGCCATCACCGGCACGGCCAGTCGCGCGGCGAGCAGCATGCCGGTGATCCCGGCCGCCTGCACGGCCTCCTCACCGCCCACGGAGGCCAGGATGATGCCGTCCGCGGCCGTGGCCACGGTGAACAGCCGGGCGCGGTCGGCGCGGGCCAGGCCCGCCTCCGACAGGCGCACGTGCAGTGCCTCGGCGAGCAGCGGGTGCGGGCCGAGGACGTCGGTCAGTTCGGCGGCGACCCGGCTGTCCATCAGGGACTGGCGGACCTGGCGCAGCAGCGCGCTGTCCGGGCCGGCCAGCAGCGGGACGACGACGGCGACCGGCCCGTCCGGCTCCTTGGTCCCGACGCCGGCGGCGAGGGCCTGCTCGTGGCGGACGGCGCGCTCGTCGGCGGCGCGCGCCAGCACGGACCGCAGGGAGGGGAACTCCGCGTCGTTCCCCTCGACGTAACCGATGCGGGCGTTGAGGCCGGGTAGCTCCGAGCGGGCGATGCTGACCACTTCCTCGGCGAGGCCCCGCGTGGTGGTGCTGGGCACCCCGGGCACCGCGAGGACGAGCGCGGGCGCGCCCTCGGGAGCCACCAGCGGTTCCGGTCGGCGGTGCCGTCCGGGCTGGCGGGGTCGCGGCATTCGTACTGGCAGGCCGGACGCGGGCCCAGTGGGGGAGCTCATGGCGCCGCATGTTACTGGCTTCCTGGGCTCTTCTGTTCGGGGAGGGTGCAGGTGAGCGGTATCCGTCCGGTTTTGTCTGATGAGGTGCGCACCCGTGCCGCATGTTCGGGGCAGGTACCGGACGCAACAGCCTGAAAAGGAGTCAATCCCCCTTTGCGGTGACGACGTGCGGCATGGCCGGACCGCCTGGCAGGGTGAGCCGCCCGGCCGTCGGGGCGGCCGCGGTCCGGACGCGGCCGGGCGGCGGGCCGGGCCGGGGCCGACCGCGATCGGTCCGGTGCCGGGGCCGCCTGTTCGGTGACCTCTGCGCCACACGGGCATGACGACCACGGCGGAGCGGCTCGACCCCGGATGCAACAAGACCCCTCCCGGCGACCGGTCGAGCGGTCCGCCCGACCGGCTCGAAGACCCCGGCGGGGAGGAACTGCGCCGGAAGGGGCCCCGGTGCGCGGGGGCCTTCCGGCTCGTGCGGGACTCCGGTGCGTGCCAGTAGAGTGACGCGTCGTGGCACCACGACCCTTGCATGAACTTGTCGAAGCGGGTTGGGCGAAGGCCCTGGAACCCGCGGCCGGAGGCATCGCGGCGATGGGGGACTTCCTCCGGGCCGAGGTAGCGGCAGGCCGTACGTACCTTCCGGCCGGGGCGAACGTCCTGCGGGCCTTCCAGCAGCCCTTCGACGACGTCCGCGTCCTGATCGTCGGTCAGGACCCCTACCCCACGCCGGGAATGGCGATCGGGTTGAGCTTCGCGGTGGCGCCCGAGGTGCGTTCCCTGCCGGGCAGTCTGGAGAACATCTTCCGGGAGATGCACACCGACCTGGGGCTGCCCAGGCCGTCCAACGGAGACCTGACGCCGTGGACGCGGCAGGGCGTGCTGCTGCTCAACAGGGCGCTCACCACGGCGCCGCGCAGCCCCGGCGCCCACCGCGGCAAGGGCTGGGAAGAGGTCACCGAGCAGGCGATCCGGGCGCTGGTGGCACGGGGCAAGCCGCTGGTGTCCATCCTGTGGGGGCGCGACGCGCGCAATCTGCGGCCGCTGCTGGGGGATCTTCCCGCGATCGAGTCCGCCCACCCCTCGCCGATGTCGGCCGACCGCGGCTTCTTCGGCTCGCGTCCGTTCAGCCGGGCCAACGACCTGCTCGTGCAGCAGGGCGCGCAGCCGGTGGACTGGCGACTGCCGTAACGCCACGGCCGCCGCACCACCCGTGCCGCCCGCTCGTCGTCGGCCGGTGTCCGGCGTCGTGGAGTGCGGCGGTGATCCGGGGCGAGCCGTGGACACCGCCGCGGGAGCGGTGAACGGAACGGATCGGTTCGGCGCCGGGGCCCGGTCGTCCCGGTGCCGTCGCGGCCCTGCGGGGCCCGGTCCCGTCGGCACTCCGGACAACGACGTCCGCCCGGCGCGTTCCTCCGGCTCCGGGCCCCACGGTCACTACAGTCCCGTCCCGTGACGACGGTTACCACGCGCACGGTCGAGTACCCGGCCGACGGCCTGACGATGATCGGGCACCTCACGCTCCCGGCCGGTGCCGACCGCCGGCCCGCGGCCCTGATCGGGCCCGAGGGGCCGTGGCTGAACGACTTCCAGCGCCGCCGGGCCGACGCCCTGGCCGAGCTGGGATACGTGGCGCTGGCCTTCGAAACGCCCGCGACGCCACCCAGGTCCACGGCGGCTACGGCTTCATGAACGAGTACCCGGTGGCCCGCATGTGGCGCGACTCCGAGATCCTGGAGATCGGCGAGGGCACCAGCGAAGTCCAGCGGATGCTGATCGCCCGGGAACTGGGCCTGGTGAGCTGAGCCCCACCACCCACCACCCACCACCCACCACCCACCACCCACCACCCACCACCCGCCACTCGCCACCCGCCCCGCACCCACCGGACGCCACCCCGCCGCCCGGACGGGCGTCAGCCGATCACCGCGGCCCGCACGCACAGTACGTCCGGCAGGTGCGACGCCAGTTGCCGCCAGCTGTCGCCGTCGTCCGCGGAGGCGAACACCTCCCCGTTGCGGTTGCCGAAGTAGACCCCGGCCGGGTCCGCGTCGTCCGTGCACAGCGCGTCCCGGAGCACGGTGCCGTAGTGGTTCTCCGCCGGCAGCCCCCTGGACAGCGGTTCCCAGGTCTCGCCCGCGTCGGCCGTGCGGAACACCCGGCAGCGACGGCCCGCGGGCACCCGGTCCGCGTCGGCGTTGATCGGGAAGACGTACGCGGTGCCGCCGCGGTGCGGATGGGCCGCCGCCACGAAGCCGAACGTCGACGGCAGGCCCCCGCCGATGTCGGTCCAGTGCGCGCCGGCGTCGTCGCTGCGGTACACGCCCCAGTGGTTCTGCAGGTACAGCCGGTCCGGGTTCCCCGCGTCCCTGGCGACCTTGTGCACGCACTGGCCGAACTCCGGGTAGGGGTCGGGCAGGAACACCGCCGACACCCCGGAGTTGGAGGGCGCCCAGCTGACCCCGCCGTCGGTGGTGCGGAAGACGCCGGCGGTGGAGACGGCCACGGTCACCGCCCGCGGGTCGCGCGCGTCGGTGAGCACCGTGTGCAGGCCCTCGCCGCCGCCGCCCGGCACCCACCGGGAGCGGGTCGGATGCTCCCACAGGGGGCGCACCAGCTCGAAGCTCTCCCCGCGGTCCGCCGAGCGGTACAGCGCGGCCGGTTCCGTGCCCGCGTAGACCACGTCCGGCTCGGCGGCGGACGGGTGGAGCTGCCAGACCCGCTCCAGCGAGGCGCCGGTGTCCTTCGGGAACCTGACGGCGGGCCGGGCCGGCTCGGTCCAGGTGCGGCCCAGGTCGTCGGAGTGGAACACCGACGGGCCCCAGTGCGCGCTGTCACCGCCGGCGAGCAGTCGCGGGGTGGCGGTGCGGGTGTCGATGGCGACCGAGTAAACGGCCTGCGCGTTGAAACAGGGACCGTCGTCGAACTCCCAGGCGCCTGCGCGCCGGCGCCCGATGAAGAGGCCCTTGCGGGTGCCCACGGCGAGCAGTGCCTCGGTCATGCCGATCACCTCCGGGACGTCTTCGTCCTGGTAGTCGTCAGATACCGGTCAGTCTGCACCGCACCACTGACAGCCGCCCCCGCGAACGGCGTCGCCCCAGGTCGGCGCGGTGGTGGCGGCCCGGGGCGGAGATCGTCCGGTCCTGTTGCCGCATGTGCCTGCGGGAAAGGGGTGCGGCGTGCGACCGTCGAAGTGACGGCTCGTCGTGAGCACCGGGACGGCCCCGCCCGTGGGAGAGGACGGCGGGTCCGCGGGTGCGCTCGTGAGGAGGATGCCCTTGATGGCGTTCCGTGGTCCGAAGGTGTGGCTGTGGCGCTGGCGGCGCAACCCGCTCCGGCGCCGGGCCGACGTGGTGGAGGCGTGGGTGGTGCTCGGAGCCTGGCTGCTGACCGTCCTGGCCGGGGTGACGGCCGGTCTCCTGGTGGCCCGGTCGGTGCAGCACGGGCTGGCCCGGGAACGCGCCGAGTGGCGTCCCGCCGTCGCCCGCGTCGTCGCCAGGGCTCCCGGGACGCCCGTCACCGAAGGCGCGGGAGGAGGGCGGGTCTGGGCCGAGGTGCGCTGGACGGTGGCCGGCGGTTCGGTCCGCACCGGCCAGGCCCGGGTCGCGCCCGGCAGCGCGGCGGGCACCCCGGTCACCGTCTGGACCGACCGGCGGGGCCACCTCGTCGCTCGTCCCGCCACCGCCTCCGAGGCCGGCTTCCGCGCCGTCCTGGTAGGCGCCCTGGTGGGAGCGAGCGCCGCCGCCGTCCCCTTCGCGGGCGGCCTCGCCCTGCGGGACCGCCTCGAACGCCGCCGCCTGGACCGCTGGGACACGGAGTGGGCCCGGCTCGGCCCGCAGTGGGGCCGGACGACCGGCTGACGGCCACCCCGGACGGGCGCGGGCGGCCGGTGGGCGTCCCGGACGGGTCCGGACGGCGGCCACCACACCGGCGCGGACCGCACGCAGCGGTGTGGTGGCCGCCGCGGGGCGGCGCCCCCGACCGCGTCGTCCGGACCGGTAGGCCGCCTCCCGCACCGCTCCGGCAGCGCCTCGTTCCGGGGAGGGGGATCAACTCCGGTCGGGCAGGGACCGCTCCAGGATCGCGTCGAAGCCGGTGGCGGGGGGCAGCGTGCCGAAGGAGTGCCCCCAGTCCCCGCCCAGCCGGGACGCGCAGAAGGCGTCCGCGACCGGGTGCGGGGCGTGCCGGACCAGCAGCGAGGCCTGGAGGGCGAGGGCCATCCGCTCCACCAGCCGGCGGGCGCCCGCCTGGTCCGTCGCGGCCAGTTGGTCCCCGAGCCCGGCCACGGCCGCGTCCAGGCGGGCGTCCGCCCCCCGCGCGAGGGCGAGTTCGGCGAACAGCGCCTCGGCGGTGTCCGGTTCCCGCCCCAGGGCCCGCAGCACGTCCAGCGCGTTGACGTTCCCCGAGCCCTCCCAGATGGACAGCAGCGGAGCCTCCCGGTAGTGGCGGGGCATGCCGGACTCCTCCACGTACCCGTTGCCGCCCAGGCACTCCAGGGCCTCCGCGGTGAAGGCCGGGCCCCGCTTGGTGACCCAGTACTTGCCGACCGCGGTGGCGATCCGCCGGAAGGCCCGCTCCCCGGCGTCCCCGCGCACCGCCCGGTCCGCCGCCCCGGCCAGCCGCAGCGTGAGCGTCGTCGCGGCCTCCGACTCCAGGGCCAGGTTGGCCAGGACGTTGCGCATCAACGGCTGGTCCGCCAGCCGGGCGCCGAACGCGGTGCGGTGGCGGGCGTGGTGGCCCGCCTCGACGAGGGTCTTGCGCATCAGGGTCGCCGAGGACATCACACAGTCCAGACGCGTGCAGTTGACCATCTCGATGATGGTCTTCACACCCCGCCCCTCCGGGCCGACCAGCCAGGCCACGGTCCGGTCGAACTCCGGTTCGGAGGAGGCGTTGGACCGGTTGCCGAGCTTGTCCTTCAGCCGCTGGACGCGGAAGGTGTTGCGGCTGCCGTCCGGCAGCACGCGCGGCACCAGGAAGCAGGACAGTCCTCCCGGGGCCTGGGCGAGGACCAGGAAGAGGTCGCACATCGGCGCCGAGGCGAACCACTTGTGCCCGCGCAGCGTGTAGACGCCGGGCTCGGCGGTGGGCGTGGCCGCCGTGGTGTTCGTCCGGACGTCGGAGCCGCCCTGCTTCTCGGTCATGCCCATCCCGGCCAGCAGGCCGGGCTTCTCGGCGGGCACGCGCAGGACGGGGTCGTACACGCGGCTGGTGAGCAGCGGTTCGTAGACCTCGGCGAGGTCCGGCTGGGCGCGCAGCGCGGGGACGGCGGCGTACGTCATCGACGTCGGGCAGCCGTGCCCGGCCTCGGTGTGCCCCCACACCAGCCCGCCCGCGGTCCGGGCGACGTGCGCGCCGGGCCGCTCGTCCGCCCACGGCGCGCCGGCCAG
This is a stretch of genomic DNA from Streptomyces sp. TG1A-8. It encodes these proteins:
- a CDS encoding lactonase family protein; this encodes MARSGRRRRAFIGSFTAAGGPGLVTAEIRADGGALTLTGRLGTVPDPSYLALSPDGDMLYAVSETAEGAVAAYRVGGDAPEPAGPPVPVGGSGPTHLSVHAGHVLTANYGSGSVTAVPVRPDGTLAATPSGALRHTGSGPHERFQRGPHPHQVQPDPGGRWAVSVDLGTDSVRVCTLADGVPVLHREFALRPGSGPRHLAFHPDGERAYVVNELTPTVTVCRWDARAGSLKPLAEVPLLPGAPAGDAYPSGIVVAPDGRFVWTATRGEDVLSVLAVEGSGGDGLRLTGTVPCGGHWPRALAENDGFLYAANERSGDVTWFAVDDSTGLPRYDGSVEVTAASCVVFG
- a CDS encoding sirohydrochlorin chelatase; amino-acid sequence: MSSPTGPASGLPVRMPRPRQPGRHRRPEPLVAPEGAPALVLAVPGVPSTTTRGLAEEVVSIARSELPGLNARIGYVEGNDAEFPSLRSVLARAADERAVRHEQALAAGVGTKEPDGPVAVVVPLLAGPDSALLRQVRQSLMDSRVAAELTDVLGPHPLLAEALHVRLSEAGLARADRARLFTVATAADGIILASVGGEEAVQAAGITGMLLAARLAVPVMAAALDQEGSIASVAEQLRSAGSQQLALAPYLIGPEIEPGLLAAAAEEANCATAEALGSYPAIGKLALAKYTTTLGIAPQQPLGAPVR
- a CDS encoding uracil-DNA glycosylase, with the protein product MAPRPLHELVEAGWAKALEPAAGGIAAMGDFLRAEVAAGRTYLPAGANVLRAFQQPFDDVRVLIVGQDPYPTPGMAIGLSFAVAPEVRSLPGSLENIFREMHTDLGLPRPSNGDLTPWTRQGVLLLNRALTTAPRSPGAHRGKGWEEVTEQAIRALVARGKPLVSILWGRDARNLRPLLGDLPAIESAHPSPMSADRGFFGSRPFSRANDLLVQQGAQPVDWRLP
- a CDS encoding exo-alpha-sialidase gives rise to the protein MTEALLAVGTRKGLFIGRRRAGAWEFDDGPCFNAQAVYSVAIDTRTATPRLLAGGDSAHWGPSVFHSDDLGRTWTEPARPAVRFPKDTGASLERVWQLHPSAAEPDVVYAGTEPAALYRSADRGESFELVRPLWEHPTRSRWVPGGGGEGLHTVLTDARDPRAVTVAVSTAGVFRTTDGGVSWAPSNSGVSAVFLPDPYPEFGQCVHKVARDAGNPDRLYLQNHWGVYRSDDAGAHWTDIGGGLPSTFGFVAAAHPHRGGTAYVFPINADADRVPAGRRCRVFRTADAGETWEPLSRGLPAENHYGTVLRDALCTDDADPAGVYFGNRNGEVFASADDGDSWRQLASHLPDVLCVRAAVIG